Proteins encoded together in one Candidatus Poribacteria bacterium window:
- a CDS encoding STAS domain-containing protein, translating to MILQEEIVRANSQISIRHEGKIAIFDITGYLTDASESMLSEAYADAEVQDAEKVLLNFERRSFITSSGFGEIIRLLWKMREKGQMLRVAHPSTQVRNIFNTIGLTQSIGVFESEAEALADF from the coding sequence CTGATCTTACAGGAGGAAATTGTGAGGGCAAATTCTCAAATCTCTATTCGGCACGAAGGAAAGATTGCTATATTTGACATTACAGGGTATCTCACCGATGCTTCCGAATCTATGTTGAGTGAGGCTTACGCCGATGCTGAAGTTCAGGACGCAGAGAAGGTTTTACTCAATTTTGAACGGCGCAGTTTCATCACAAGTAGTGGGTTCGGTGAGATCATCAGACTGCTTTGGAAGATGCGAGAGAAAGGTCAAATGTTGCGCGTTGCGCATCCCTCGACACAAGTCCGAAATATCTTCAACACTATCGGGCTGACACAGAGTATCGGGGTATTTGAATCCGAAGCAGAGGCATTAGCGGACTTCTGA
- the waaF gene encoding lipopolysaccharide heptosyltransferase II yields the protein MLPHPVKNDDLLPNIDKILVIRVDGIGDLLNSTPAIALLRKNYPSAEITVLACPLNASVLIGNPDVDRILVFDRDGEHRGFFAQFQFYRELRRERYQLVVAMQTAMWSHLVGFLSGAPYRLGRYQKRFRSTLTHAWRGKYPKGETHEVDRNLELVRLICKGEGKRKLIFHLLPDEIATAKARLASWRIGSDSSLIGIHPGGSSFDKRWPEKQYAELADRLAHHYNATILLLRGPGEEILTDNIQKAMQSTAITYAPETIRELGALLSCCDLIVCNDSGPMHLAAALDVPTVAIFGPTDHVAWHPLSENAAIVRRDMPCWPCSAHKCKIGWECTKKLPVEPVWNATRIAVETRRK from the coding sequence ATGCTACCCCATCCCGTGAAAAATGACGATTTACTTCCTAATATTGATAAGATACTCGTCATCCGCGTTGATGGGATTGGCGATTTGCTGAACTCGACTCCTGCGATCGCGTTGCTGCGAAAAAACTATCCATCGGCGGAAATCACGGTATTAGCATGTCCCCTTAATGCCTCAGTGCTCATCGGTAATCCCGATGTGGATAGGATTCTTGTCTTCGATCGAGATGGAGAACACCGAGGGTTCTTCGCACAGTTTCAATTCTACCGCGAGTTGCGGCGTGAACGGTATCAGCTGGTCGTTGCTATGCAGACAGCGATGTGGTCCCATCTCGTTGGTTTTCTTTCGGGAGCGCCCTACCGTTTAGGGCGTTATCAGAAACGCTTCAGATCCACCCTTACACACGCCTGGCGCGGTAAATATCCGAAAGGGGAAACCCACGAAGTTGACAGAAACTTAGAACTCGTCCGATTAATCTGTAAGGGAGAAGGTAAGCGGAAACTGATATTCCACTTGTTGCCCGATGAGATCGCCACTGCAAAAGCACGGCTTGCATCGTGGCGTATTGGTAGCGATTCATCCCTTATCGGTATCCATCCTGGCGGCAGCTCGTTCGATAAACGCTGGCCCGAAAAGCAGTATGCTGAACTCGCAGACAGACTAGCACACCACTACAACGCTACGATACTCCTTTTACGAGGTCCCGGAGAAGAGATATTAACGGACAATATTCAGAAAGCGATGCAGTCTACTGCTATTACCTACGCCCCAGAAACAATCCGAGAATTGGGGGCACTGCTCTCCTGTTGCGACTTGATCGTCTGCAACGATTCCGGTCCGATGCATCTCGCTGCGGCGTTGGACGTGCCGACGGTAGCAATCTTCGGTCCGACGGATCACGTGGCATGGCATCCATTGAGTGAAAACGCCGCTATCGTGCGGCGGGATATGCCGTGCTGGCCCTGTAGCGCGCACAAGTGCAAAATCGGATGGGAATGCACGAAAAAACTGCCCGTTGAACCGGTTTGGAACGCGACGAGGATAGCCGTAGAGACGAGACGAAAATGA
- a CDS encoding metallophosphoesterase family protein, translating into MKNALQFRNDRRFKIVQFTDIHWENGEEPDQRSATLMEQVAKAESPDLIVLTGDILSGGGCDDAVDSLREVVKIVEGCGAPWAAVFGNHDDEGSADRNALMAVMQEGTLSLAEPGPTNIPGVGNYVLPIQSSEEDVVAALLYFIDSGSYSQTNIDGYDWIKREQIAWYLQESARFTAEAGHPLPALAFFHIPIPEYDEVWDFHTCYGVKYENVCAPRLNTGFFAAMHEAGDVMGTFVGHEHINDFWGDLHGIRLCYGRASGYNTYGREGFPRGARVIALQEGERQFETWLHLDDGTIVRKQPEHTPLQRTFTEG; encoded by the coding sequence GTGAAAAATGCATTGCAGTTTCGCAACGATAGGCGTTTCAAAATCGTGCAATTTACGGATATTCATTGGGAGAACGGTGAAGAACCCGATCAGCGATCGGCGACGTTGATGGAACAAGTCGCAAAAGCTGAATCCCCAGATTTAATTGTGCTGACAGGCGATATTTTATCGGGTGGTGGGTGCGACGATGCCGTCGATTCTCTGCGAGAAGTTGTTAAAATCGTAGAAGGATGCGGCGCACCGTGGGCAGCTGTCTTCGGGAATCACGATGATGAAGGGAGCGCTGATCGCAACGCGTTGATGGCGGTCATGCAAGAAGGCACGTTATCTCTCGCGGAACCAGGACCGACAAATATCCCCGGTGTTGGAAATTACGTTTTACCCATTCAGAGTTCTGAGGAGGATGTGGTCGCAGCACTTCTGTATTTTATCGATTCCGGCAGTTACTCGCAAACAAATATCGATGGCTACGATTGGATTAAACGCGAACAAATTGCGTGGTACCTACAAGAATCGGCAAGATTCACTGCTGAAGCGGGGCATCCACTTCCGGCACTCGCCTTTTTTCACATCCCAATTCCTGAATATGACGAGGTATGGGACTTTCACACCTGCTACGGCGTGAAATACGAGAACGTTTGCGCGCCGCGACTCAATACAGGGTTCTTCGCGGCGATGCACGAAGCAGGTGATGTCATGGGGACGTTTGTCGGACACGAACATATTAACGATTTCTGGGGCGATTTGCACGGAATTCGCTTGTGCTATGGACGCGCTTCTGGTTACAATACCTACGGTAGAGAGGGATTTCCCCGCGGCGCACGTGTCATCGCGTTACAGGAAGGCGAACGTCAATTTGAAACGTGGCTTCATCTCGATGACGGGACAATCGTCCGAAAACAACCGGAACATACGCCGCTTCAGCGAACTTTTACCGAAGGTTAA
- a CDS encoding glycosyltransferase family 9 protein: protein MNNILVFSFSFIGDAVLSTAVIQPLRRHFRDAQITFLVGSRAFDLLATDPNIDATLVYDNRGEHAGWKGRLRLIKTLRLGKFDLVINLRDSLMARCIGAEHWGMAHGNSNRHAIIRYLEVLQRQDVDTTNAHPLLELTEVERTAADHFLLETGLESERLLIGIHPGGNWEYKLWDGKNYADVASILAEKLNAAILLFAGPNERHLQTRVAEMMETPPISVQTDDLRHLAALISACDVYIGNDTGPMHIAAAVGTPVVALFGSTNHIRSGPYGNEHTVVQSGINLGCNPCHPGRHPGGCGAGSCEVIAGISVEQVLDAVECAIPT, encoded by the coding sequence ATGAATAACATTCTTGTCTTTAGTTTCTCTTTCATCGGGGACGCGGTGCTGTCTACTGCTGTTATCCAACCCTTACGAAGGCACTTCCGAGATGCACAGATTACCTTCCTCGTCGGATCCCGAGCATTTGACCTCCTTGCGACTGACCCCAACATCGATGCAACGCTTGTTTATGACAATCGAGGTGAACACGCTGGTTGGAAAGGGAGATTGCGTCTGATAAAAACCTTACGGCTCGGCAAATTCGACCTCGTTATCAATTTGCGGGACAGTCTCATGGCACGATGTATCGGTGCGGAACATTGGGGGATGGCGCATGGTAACAGCAATCGCCACGCCATCATTCGCTATTTGGAGGTGCTGCAGAGACAAGATGTTGACACAACGAATGCACACCCACTCTTAGAATTGACTGAAGTGGAACGGACGGCTGCTGACCATTTTCTTTTGGAAACCGGTCTTGAATCAGAACGATTGCTAATCGGGATCCATCCGGGCGGGAATTGGGAATATAAGTTGTGGGACGGAAAGAATTATGCGGATGTCGCCAGTATTTTAGCAGAGAAACTAAATGCAGCGATTTTACTCTTTGCGGGTCCGAACGAGCGGCATCTCCAAACGCGGGTTGCAGAAATGATGGAGACGCCACCCATTTCCGTCCAAACGGACGATCTTCGGCATCTCGCGGCGTTAATTTCCGCATGCGATGTATATATCGGAAACGACACGGGACCGATGCACATCGCAGCAGCCGTGGGAACACCTGTGGTCGCGCTTTTCGGTTCAACGAACCACATTCGGAGCGGTCCCTATGGAAACGAACACACGGTTGTACAGAGTGGGATAAATTTGGGTTGCAACCCTTGCCATCCAGGGAGGCATCCAGGGGGATGCGGTGCCGGTAGTTGTGAAGTGATTGCGGGGATCAGTGTAGAACAGGTATTGGACGCAGTGGAATGTGCGATACCAACCTAG